The following are from one region of the Polyangiaceae bacterium genome:
- a CDS encoding L,D-transpeptidase: MQAPRGAAPSARATLTQPESADGEPAKVELLAPAANPAPYGRVYSVRYISWVWIPRDVEKPRGKWVKLGFIRTGYGVPLREAELAPPRDQCRQGYYAIEPRGYVCADGTTTQDPEHPVVQAMQEAGADLIEQDPEAVFPYHYAFSIGAPMYERLPTDEQHRLVMMRFRERPLKLGDWAKGFEDLTTREPIAANGPPPRFIAEQGKSPLAGDNLVRKNLPHGSMVSYSRAFEAKGRVWLVTPDLTLVPADRVRPYTPSHFRGVELGALKLPLAWARKKPRALYRLSGDAAARTSSMEPTGEQLTRAAPIELTGEERKFKGDRYVATRDGRWLRHDHVRIAREVNPPSAISGDRTWIYLSLTEYTLVAYRGAKPVYATLHAPGRGGTHRGKGSVKNYTTPLGAFPLNWKERWGTMSPDPGAPTSFWISDVMWTQYFKQPYALHGAYWHESFGERMSAGCPNLAPRDARWLFDFSEPKLPAGWQGISPAPGAESTLVVLGG, translated from the coding sequence GTGCAGGCTCCGCGAGGCGCCGCGCCGAGTGCCAGGGCAACGCTGACGCAGCCGGAGAGCGCCGACGGCGAGCCCGCGAAGGTCGAGTTGCTGGCCCCGGCAGCGAACCCGGCACCTTACGGACGGGTCTACAGCGTGCGCTACATCTCCTGGGTTTGGATCCCCAGGGATGTAGAGAAGCCACGAGGCAAGTGGGTCAAGCTCGGCTTCATCCGCACCGGCTACGGCGTCCCACTGCGAGAGGCCGAGCTGGCCCCGCCGCGGGACCAGTGCCGCCAAGGCTACTATGCCATTGAACCGCGCGGATACGTGTGCGCGGATGGCACCACGACCCAGGACCCAGAGCACCCCGTCGTGCAGGCCATGCAAGAAGCGGGCGCCGACCTGATCGAGCAAGATCCCGAGGCGGTGTTTCCCTACCACTATGCCTTCAGCATCGGCGCTCCGATGTACGAGCGCTTGCCGACGGATGAGCAACACCGCCTGGTGATGATGCGCTTTCGCGAACGCCCGCTGAAGCTCGGTGACTGGGCAAAGGGCTTCGAAGACCTGACGACTCGGGAGCCCATCGCAGCCAACGGTCCTCCGCCGCGGTTCATTGCCGAGCAGGGCAAGAGCCCCCTCGCCGGTGACAACCTGGTGCGCAAGAACCTGCCCCACGGCAGCATGGTTTCGTACTCCCGGGCGTTCGAGGCCAAGGGCCGTGTGTGGCTCGTGACTCCGGATCTCACCCTGGTGCCCGCCGACCGCGTGCGCCCCTACACCCCGTCGCATTTCCGCGGGGTTGAACTGGGGGCTTTGAAGCTGCCCCTTGCCTGGGCCCGCAAGAAGCCGCGAGCTCTGTACCGGCTGAGCGGCGACGCAGCCGCGCGCACCAGCAGCATGGAGCCGACCGGGGAACAGCTCACGCGGGCTGCGCCCATCGAGCTCACTGGGGAGGAGCGCAAATTCAAAGGTGATCGCTACGTCGCCACCCGCGACGGCCGCTGGCTCCGCCACGACCACGTGCGGATCGCCCGCGAGGTGAACCCCCCAAGTGCCATCAGTGGTGATCGCACCTGGATCTATCTCTCCCTCACGGAATACACCCTCGTGGCTTACCGCGGGGCAAAGCCAGTGTACGCGACGCTGCACGCGCCGGGCCGCGGCGGCACGCATCGCGGCAAGGGCAGCGTGAAGAACTACACCACACCCCTCGGCGCCTTTCCCCTGAACTGGAAAGAACGCTGGGGAACGATGAGCCCAGATCCAGGCGCGCCCACCAGCTTCTGGATCAGCGACGTGATGTGGACGCAGTACTTCAAGCAGCCCTACGCGCTCCACGGCGCGTACTGGCACGAAAGTTTCGGCGAGCGCATGAGCGCGGGCTGCCCAAACCTCGCTCCGAGAGACGCCCGCTGGCTCTTCGACTTCAGCGAGCCCAAGCTGCCAGCCGGCTGGCAAGGCATCAGCCCGGCCCCGGGCGCGGAGAGTACGCTGGTCGTCCTGGGTGGCTAG
- a CDS encoding SUMF1/EgtB/PvdO family nonheme iron enzyme, producing the protein MAEQRGAQRAEPRTNGKRRTLSRAALSLGLLSSIGSLGGCDALSGAFKLGPDDSPSGPQAAAADESAGQQELLPDGTQRTSPPKQAADPEATTDREADETAEANAETRLASAEADEPVTADVKSGKRCPPGMALIQGRFCIDRWEASLETASGEAHSPYQSVGAEKLKATTGKGNVPQGYISMNEAGAACQRSGKRLCSTAEWLDACAGSSKRPLRSYPYGNEEQADACNADQPGSPTMVLHHGRHKTDSYWMNDPRINQLGGTVAPTGSFDQCVSPEGVYDLVGNLLEWTQGDRPLLMGGYYLDSHENGDGCRYVTMRHGADYHDYSTGFRCCAAPTAAEADAAPAEPAAEKPPAPVAVEPAPPPAPVASAPEAVAAAPQAQEGPRDPAGKRSFEHPGAPLPDVGQRAGYSTAEDACPADMVLVEGERCTLPIQECKYWVDDPGMPNRSCGEFEPSVCKGAKQAMRYCIDRYEFTPPGYTYPIVNVSWGEAQLMCGKLGKRLCYEAEWEFACEGPEALPYPYGYKRDGEACNHDRPDLFTSRGKLNDQRVPGDSLNECKSPFGVYNIIGNVDEWTTRGGGGRRSVLRGGWWLKGRNRCRAATGSHGENYAGAQTGFRCCQAAR; encoded by the coding sequence ATGGCAGAGCAACGGGGGGCACAGCGAGCTGAACCGCGGACCAACGGCAAACGCCGCACGCTGAGCCGTGCCGCGCTGAGCCTGGGCCTGCTCAGCAGCATTGGGTCCCTGGGCGGCTGCGACGCGCTGAGCGGCGCCTTCAAGCTCGGCCCCGATGACTCGCCGAGCGGGCCCCAAGCGGCTGCGGCGGACGAATCCGCGGGGCAACAAGAGTTGCTCCCCGACGGGACCCAGCGCACCTCCCCCCCAAAACAGGCAGCGGACCCCGAAGCTACTACGGATCGGGAAGCTGACGAGACCGCCGAGGCGAACGCCGAGACTCGCCTCGCGAGCGCCGAAGCTGACGAGCCCGTGACCGCGGACGTCAAATCGGGCAAGCGCTGTCCCCCAGGCATGGCGTTGATCCAGGGTCGCTTCTGCATCGACCGCTGGGAGGCGAGCCTCGAGACAGCGAGCGGCGAAGCGCACTCGCCTTACCAGTCGGTTGGAGCAGAGAAGCTCAAGGCGACGACCGGCAAGGGCAATGTGCCTCAAGGCTACATCTCGATGAACGAGGCGGGCGCCGCCTGTCAGCGTTCTGGCAAGCGCCTCTGCTCCACGGCAGAGTGGCTGGACGCCTGCGCCGGGAGTTCCAAGCGCCCCCTACGGAGCTATCCGTACGGCAACGAAGAGCAGGCCGATGCGTGCAACGCGGATCAGCCAGGCAGCCCCACCATGGTGCTGCACCACGGCCGCCACAAGACCGACTCCTACTGGATGAACGACCCGCGCATCAACCAGCTCGGCGGCACCGTCGCGCCGACGGGCTCCTTCGACCAATGCGTGTCCCCCGAGGGCGTGTACGACCTAGTCGGGAACCTGCTCGAGTGGACCCAAGGCGATCGCCCGCTGTTGATGGGCGGCTACTACCTGGACTCCCACGAGAACGGCGATGGGTGTCGCTACGTCACCATGCGCCACGGCGCGGACTATCACGACTACAGCACCGGCTTCCGCTGCTGTGCAGCGCCGACAGCGGCAGAAGCCGACGCCGCCCCTGCAGAGCCCGCCGCGGAGAAGCCTCCAGCCCCTGTGGCTGTCGAGCCAGCGCCGCCTCCCGCACCTGTAGCCTCAGCGCCCGAGGCCGTCGCAGCGGCGCCTCAGGCTCAAGAAGGTCCGCGAGACCCTGCGGGCAAGCGCTCTTTCGAGCACCCGGGCGCGCCATTGCCCGACGTGGGCCAGCGTGCCGGTTACTCCACCGCGGAAGACGCTTGCCCCGCGGATATGGTTCTGGTCGAGGGCGAGCGCTGCACGCTGCCGATTCAGGAGTGCAAGTACTGGGTGGACGACCCTGGGATGCCCAACCGTTCCTGCGGCGAGTTCGAACCCAGCGTGTGCAAAGGCGCAAAGCAAGCCATGCGCTACTGCATCGACCGCTACGAGTTCACGCCGCCGGGTTACACCTACCCGATCGTGAATGTCTCCTGGGGTGAGGCGCAGCTGATGTGCGGCAAGCTGGGCAAGCGCCTGTGCTACGAGGCGGAGTGGGAGTTTGCCTGTGAGGGCCCCGAGGCGCTGCCCTATCCGTACGGCTACAAGCGAGACGGTGAAGCTTGCAACCACGACCGGCCGGACCTGTTCACCTCGCGTGGCAAGCTGAACGACCAGCGCGTGCCCGGAGACTCACTGAACGAGTGCAAGAGCCCGTTTGGCGTCTACAACATCATCGGCAACGTGGACGAGTGGACCACGCGGGGGGGCGGCGGACGCCGCTCGGTGTTGCGCGGCGGCTGGTGGCTGAAGGGGCGCAACCGGTGCCGTGCGGCAACGGGGTCTCATGGCGAGAACTACGCTGGGGCACAGACCGGATTCCGTTGCTGCCAGGCCGCGCGCTGA
- a CDS encoding 7-carboxy-7-deazaguanine synthase QueE, translating to MDPERALPPNILRISEVFASIQGEGASTGAPCVFLRLALCNLRCSWCDTKYTWDWKQFRYADEVKERSVDDLAEEVSHLLADLDLKGERNAAKPPSYPNNAPHLPRLVITGGEPLIQSKALIALLAQLPDDVVVEVETNGTFAPTLELAERVNQWNVSPKLAHGGDPEKRRIVDDALLALGDTGRAWLKLVVEGEQDWREIEALVERLEWPRERVMLMPQATDPESLKRRLPLVESIAARQHVRACTRLHVELWGGRRGV from the coding sequence ATGGATCCCGAGCGCGCCCTCCCCCCCAACATCCTGAGGATCAGCGAAGTCTTCGCCAGCATCCAGGGCGAAGGCGCGAGCACGGGGGCACCCTGCGTCTTCCTGCGGCTCGCGTTGTGTAACCTGCGCTGCAGCTGGTGCGACACCAAGTACACCTGGGATTGGAAGCAGTTTCGCTACGCCGACGAGGTCAAGGAGCGCTCGGTGGACGACCTGGCCGAGGAGGTGAGTCATCTCCTCGCGGATCTAGACCTCAAGGGGGAGAGGAACGCCGCCAAGCCCCCGAGCTACCCAAACAACGCACCGCACCTGCCGCGCCTCGTGATCACCGGGGGCGAACCGTTGATCCAAAGCAAGGCGTTGATCGCGCTGCTGGCCCAGCTGCCAGACGACGTCGTGGTCGAAGTGGAAACCAACGGCACCTTCGCACCCACGCTCGAGCTCGCGGAGCGCGTCAACCAGTGGAATGTATCCCCGAAGCTCGCCCACGGCGGTGACCCGGAGAAGCGCCGAATAGTAGACGACGCGTTGCTCGCGCTGGGTGACACTGGGCGCGCATGGCTCAAGCTGGTGGTCGAGGGCGAGCAGGACTGGCGCGAGATCGAAGCCCTGGTCGAGCGCCTCGAGTGGCCTCGGGAGCGAGTGATGCTGATGCCCCAAGCGACCGACCCGGAGTCGCTGAAGCGACGCTTGCCGCTCGTCGAGTCCATTGCCGCGCGGCAACACGTGAGAGCTTGCACGCGCCTGCACGTCGAGCTTTGGGGCGGCCGCCGGGGCGTGTGA
- a CDS encoding DUF2238 domain-containing protein has product MASQSNVSEPASTDPSVAKRRVARPGHQRLPLILLAVGALILGLSLINPPAGRFSWSLEVVPGLIGVAVMIGTYKKLPLSHWIYISVFIHILILNYGGIYTYAETPLGNWAKDTFHLARNHYDRIGHIALGVFPCFIIREVLLRLTPLQRGGWLYFLVVSVVLAIAAFWELLEWWVTLIVAGDKGTAFLGTQGDVWDAQWDMFLAQLGAMIALPLLGRLHDRSMAKVFVNE; this is encoded by the coding sequence ATGGCGTCGCAGTCGAATGTCTCCGAGCCCGCTTCCACCGACCCCAGCGTCGCCAAGCGGCGCGTCGCGCGTCCTGGGCACCAGCGCTTGCCGTTGATCTTGCTGGCGGTTGGCGCGCTGATCCTGGGGCTCAGCCTGATCAACCCGCCTGCGGGGCGCTTCAGCTGGTCGCTGGAGGTGGTGCCCGGCCTGATTGGCGTCGCCGTGATGATCGGCACCTACAAGAAGCTCCCGCTCTCTCACTGGATCTACATCAGCGTCTTCATTCACATCTTGATCCTCAACTACGGCGGCATCTACACCTACGCGGAAACACCACTAGGGAACTGGGCGAAGGACACCTTCCACCTCGCGCGCAACCACTACGACCGCATCGGCCACATCGCGCTTGGGGTGTTCCCCTGCTTCATCATTCGTGAAGTGCTGCTGCGTCTCACTCCACTGCAGCGCGGAGGCTGGCTGTACTTTCTCGTGGTCTCGGTGGTGCTGGCGATCGCAGCGTTCTGGGAGCTGCTCGAGTGGTGGGTCACACTGATCGTCGCTGGGGATAAGGGCACGGCGTTCCTCGGGACCCAAGGCGACGTCTGGGACGCGCAGTGGGATATGTTCCTCGCTCAACTCGGTGCGATGATCGCGCTGCCGCTGCTCGGGCGCTTGCACGATCGCTCGATGGCCAAAGTCTTCGTCAACGAGTGA